From Simonsiella muelleri ATCC 29453:
AGATTCCTGTGGCGACGGTGTTTGGGGTGTTGGGGACGGTTTTATTTTTAGGGTTATTGATGCGGCAGCCTGCACGATAGCTTTCAGGCTGCCTGAAAGATTTATTTAACCAATCTCTTCCAAACGAATACACGCCACTTGCCTACCTTTCCATTCACGTAATGGCGGTTCGGTTTGGGCACACGTGCTGGTGGCGTGGGGGCAGCGTTGGTGTAATGCGCAGCCTGTTGGCGGATTCAATGGGCTGGGCAATTCGCCTGCTAATTTCAAATCAGCTTTATGTCCGTTCACGCTGGGTGCGGCGGCGAGTAAGGCTTGTGTGTAGGGGTGTTGTGGTGCAGCAAAAATCGCTTCACGAGTGCCGTGTTCCACTACTTTTCCCAAATACATTACCATCACATCATTGGCGACGTGTTGTACCACCGACAAATTATGCGAAATAAATACATACGCCGTCTGAAATTCATCTTGTAAATCCATAAATAAATTCAATACTTGCGCTTGAATAGACACATCTAATGCGGACGTTGGCTCATCTGCTACCACAATTTTTGGGTTCAGCATCATCGCACGCGCCAAAGCAATGCGCTGACGTTGTCCACCTGAAAACATATGCGGATAACGCTGTGCGTGTTCGGGACGTAAACCCACTTTTTGCATTATTTCCACTACTTTGGCGTGTTTTTCCGTGCGCGATAGGCGGGTGTGAATGGTCAAAGGTTCGGTTAATTGATATTCAATGGTTTGACGTGGATTCAGGCTGCCATATGGATTCTGAAACACCATTTGAATTTCAGTACGCAATTGTTTTAATTGTGATTTACTTAATTTGGCTGTGGGCTGATTGTTAATCAATAATTCGCCATTGTTCGGCGATTCAATCAACGTAAGCTGTCGCGCCAACGTGGATTTGCCACAACCTGATTCACCCACTACCGCCAAAGTTTTTCCTGCTTCCAGCGCAAATGAGACACCATTCAAGGCTTTGACGTATTTTTTTGGCTTACCCAAACCTTGTGAAACAGGATAATAACGTGCCAAATTTTTCGCTTCTAAAACCAATCGCGTCATGATTGAACTCCTTTTTGTGGGGCTTGAATATGAATGCAGCGTACGATGCCATGCGCGTGCTGCTGCACAGATGGCGGCGTGTGGCAATGCGCTTGCACATGCGGACAACGCGGCGACAACAGGCAGCCTGAAGGTCGATCGTATTGGCTTGGCACAACACCTGATAAACTGTGCAAGCGTTTTTGTCCTACTGACAATTCAGGAATTGCCGCCAGCAGAGCTTGCGTGTATGGGTGTGCAGGCTGCCTGAAAATATGCGGTACTTGATTGGTTTCGACCACTTGCCCTGCGTACATCACAGCAACATCACGCGCATTTTCCGCCACCAAGCCCAAATCATGGGTAATTAAAATCATTGCCATTTGTTTTTCATGCTGTAATTTTGTTAACAGCGACATAATTTGTGCTTGTACGGTTACGTCTAATGCGGTTGTGGGTTCATCTGCAATCAGCAATTTGGGTTCGCACGCAATTGCCATCGCAATCATCACGCGTTGACTCATGCCGCCAGAAAGTTGATGTGGAAACACTTTCAGCCGATTTTTCGCATCGGGAATTTCCACCAAATCCAATAATTCCAACACCCGTTGTCGTGCTGCTGCGCCTTTTAAACCCAGATGTGCTTTTAGTACTTCGCTGATTTGCGTTTCTACGGTAAAACTGGGGTTTAGGCTGGTCATTGCGTCTTGGAAAATCATGGCAATATCTTTGCCAATGATTTGGCGTTTGGCTTTAGCGGACAATGTTTGCAAATTTTGACCGTTGAATAACAATGTGTCTGCGGTTACTTTTGCCGATGCAGGCAGCAAATCCATCAAAGCCATCATGCTAACCGATTTGCCCGAACCTGATTCGCCCACCACTGCCAACACTTCGCCTTGTTGCAATTGTAGGGAAACATTGTCTACTGCGCGAAATGCACGTGCGCCTTGTCCAAAGGTAACGGCTAAATTATCAATTTGAAGTAGGGGAGTATTCATTATTTTAAGATACCTGTTTTAATTTGGGGTCAAGCGCATCACGCAAACCATCGCCAGTTAAATTCACCGCCAATGCAGATAAAAAAATGGTCGTGCCAGGAAAAATAGCTAACCAAACATTACTTTGAATGTATTGGCGTGCCGTTCCCAACATTGCGCCCCATTCGGCATCGGGTGGTTGCACGCCAAAACCCAAAAAGCCAATTGCGCCTGCTTCCAAAATCGCAGCTGAAAACATCATCGTTGCTTGAACAATCAAAGGCGCAAGGCAGTTGGGTAACACAGTAATAAACAACAATCGTGCCGTACCTGCGCCCATTACACGTGCTGAAGTAACGTAATCGCGTTGCAATTCCACCAATGCTGTTGCCCGAGTCAAACGGATAAACGGTGGCAAACACACCAACGCAATGGTAATAATGGTGTTGGTCATTGATGGACCCAAAATTGCCGCGATAATAATCGCCAACAGTAGACCAGGGTAGGACATCAAAATATCGTTAACCAGCATCACGCCTTTGCCCCAAAATTTGGACCAAAACGCCGCCGATAGTCCCAAACTAATCCCCACAATCATGGATAACAAAGTAGCACACAAACCAATAAACAGCGAATAACGCGCGCCATACAATAAACGCGATAAAGTGTCACGTCCTGCATCGTCTGTGCCAAGTGGGAAAGCTTTATCGCCGCCCTCCAAAAACATGGGAGGCAATTGTTCTTTGCCAGTGAACAATTCGTAAGGGCTGTGCGGCGAAATCACCGATGCGAAAATCGCCAATAAAATCATTACCACTAAAATAATCAGCCCAAGCACCGCACCTTTATTGGTACAAAACGTGCGGTAAAACAATTGCCATTGAGTTGGCGGTTTGGGAGTGGTTGTGTTCATGGGAAACTCCTGTATTTCATTATGTTGACTCTTTCAGGCTGCCTTACAGCACGCGATAAAATATTTAGGTAGCCTAAAAAAATATTTTGTTAATTTATTCGCTGGATGTGTCGTTCTTCAGGCAGCGTGAAAATTAAATATCATTAACTATCGAGTCAAAATATCAAACAATGCAATATTAATATAATAATTACTACGACCTTTTTTCTGTTTATGTAAAAACCCTGCTTGGGTTAATTCATCTAAATATTTTGTTGCCGTGGGGCGTGAGATATTCAATTCATGAGTCATAAATTCAATTTTAGTATAGGGGTGTTTGAACAAATGATTAATTAAATCTTGACTGTAAAAATCAAACTGTTGCCGAATTTTATGTTTATACTCAAGAAGTGCGGATTTAATATTTTGAATAGTATCAATACTTTGTTTTGCAGTTTGTTCTACTGCTTCTAAAATATATAAAATCCATTCTTCCCATGCGCCAGTATTTCTGACTGCTTGTAATAATCGGTAATATTCATCTTTATTTCTAACTAAATAACGACTTAAGTACAAAACAGGGATATCCAGCAAACCTGTTAGAACCAAATACAATACATTAATAATACGCCCTGTTCGTCCATTACCATCATAAAAAGGGTGAATACTTTCAAATTGATGATGAATCAATGCCATATTAACCAAAGGGTCAAATTGTGGATTTTCCTGATTAATGAATTTTTCCAAATCAGACATTAATGTAATGATTTCATCAGCCTGTTGCGGTGGTGTATAAACCACTTCTCCAGTGCGGTTATTTTTCAGTGTTGTTCCCATTTGCTGACGAAATCCTGCATGATTTTTTTCCAATTCAGCCTGTATGGTTAAAATATGGTTATTTGTCAGCATGTTATGTTTTGATACTAACAAAAATCCACAATGCAAAGCCTGAGAATAATTTTGAACTTCTTTAGTGGCTGCATTCATTGGATAATTTGGTAACAATGAATGAAACAATTCATCATGCGTGGTAATAATATTTTCAATTTCGGAACTGTCTTTCGCTTCTTGTAAAGATAGTGTATTTATCAAAATGCCTTCATTTGGAATGCTTTTACAAATACCCTTTAATTCAGCCAAAGCACGATGAGCAGAAGTGAGTTTTCTTAATATAGGCAGCGTTTCAATATCTATATTAGGCGGAAATTGATAAACAGAATAATTATTATTAATCATTTATTTGAATCTCATGTTAAAAAAACGAGATTTTTTTATCATATCAAAAATAATGTATAAAAAAAATCGTGTTTCTTTTACAATTAAAATATAATTAATTGATATAATTATATTTATTTGGTTTTAAAATAGCTGAACTCTTCAGGCTGCCTGAAAATTAAGCATGGCGAATGCGCGGATTAATCAAGCCGTACAAAATATCCACCAACAAACTGACCAGCATCAAACTTGTTGCCACCAACAAAATTCCATTCTGAACAATCGGATAATCACGATTATGAAAACCGTCTAATAACCAATTGCCGACTCCTGGCCAACTAAAAATGGTTTCCGTCAAAATTGCACCAGCCAACAAAGTCGCCATCTGTAAACCAACTACCGTAACCACTGTAATCAATGCGTTACGCATCACATGAACCAAAATCACACGCGCGGGCGACAAACCTTTGGCTTTTGCTGTGCGCACATAATTCTCGCCCAACACTTCCAAAAATGCTGAACGCGTCATTCGCGCAATCATCGCCAACGGAATCGTAGAGAGCGCAATAGATGGCAATACAAAATGTTTTAGTACATCAAGAAATGCACCAGATTGATTACTCATTAATGAACCCAGTAGCCACGAACCGTAAAACGGTTTCACGTCCAAAAATTGAAACACGCTAATCACACCCGATACAGGCAACCAGCCCAAATGATGAGCGAATAAACCCGTTAAAATCGGGCCTAATAAATAAATGGGCATGGAATAACCTGTTAATGCACCACTCATTAATGTGTAATCTAACCATGAGCCACGTTTCAATGCCGCCACAATCCCCAATGCAATCCCCAACGTCGTAGCAATCACCATGGCACACAATGCCAATTCCAAAGTTGGTACAAAATGTGCGAGAAAATCGTCTAGTACAGGTGTGCGGTCGCGAAAAGAAACGCCAAAATTACCTGTAAAAATATCTTTTAGATAATTAAAATATTGTATTGGCAAAGGTTTATCTAAACCTAAACGTTGCATGGCGGCTGCGTGTAAGGCGGGATCCACAGCTTTTTCGCCCATCATCACTTCCACTGCGTCGCCTGGAACCATGCGAATCATGGCAAATGTGGACAATGTCAGCCCCAAATAAACAGGGATTAAAATCAGCAATCGCCGTAAAATAAATAAAAACATAAAAATTCCTTATTCCTCCTATTTTCAGGCAGGGACTGCGCGTCCAGTGAAATAATATCAACCAATCATTTTCAGGCTGCCTGAATATTTGAATCAACGTGTTACAGGTTTGTATTTAATGCGTTTGGGTTTGGCACCTTCTTCGCCTAAGCGGCGTTTTTTGTCGGCTTCGTATTCTTGGTAGTTGCCGTCAAAGAACACCCATTTTGAATCGCCTTCGCACGCCAAAATATGCGTGGCAATGCGATCCAAGAACCAACGGTCATGCGAAATCACCATCACGCTGCCCGCAAATTCCAATAAAGCATCTTCCAATGCACGCAAAGTTTCCACGTCCAAATCGTTTGACGGTTCGTCCAACAACAATACGTTTCCGCCAGCCAACAAAGTTTTTGCCAAATGCAAACGTCCGCGCTCACCGCCCGATAATTGCCCAGCGATTTTACCTTGGTCACTGCCTTTGAAATTGAAACGCCCCAAATACGCGCGTGCAGGAATTTCAAATTGTCCGACTTGCAAAATATCGCGTCCTTCAGCGATGTTGTCAAACACCGATTTATCGTTTTGTAAACCTTCACGACTTTGGTCAATTAAGGACATTTTTACGGTTTGACCGATTTTCACGCTGCCTGAATCGGGTTGTTCTTTGCCAGAAATCAGTTTGAATAGCGTGGATTTACCCGCACCGTTCGCACCAATCACGCCAACAATCGCACCAGCAGGAATTTTAAAACTCAAATCGTCAATCAATACTTTGTCGCCGAATGATTTAGAAACATTCACAAATTCAATAACTTCGTTACCCAAACGTTCTGCTACAGGAATAAAGATTTCTTGGGTTTCATTGCGTTTTTGGTACTCATAATTGGACATTTCTTCAAAACGTGCCAAACGCGCTTTGGATTTGGCTTGACGACCTTTGGCATTTTGGCGCACCCATTCCAATTCTTGTTTCATTGCTTTGACGCGTGCAGCTTCAGATTTGGCTTCGTTTTCAAGGCGTTGTTCTTTTTGTTCCAACCAAGATGAATAATTGCCTTTCCAAGGAATACCGTGTCCGCGGTCTAATTCCAAAATCCATTCCGCCGCATTATCCAAGAAATAGCGGTCGTGGGTAACGGCAACCACCGTACCGGGGAAGCGTACCAAAAATTGCTCTAACCACTCAACCGATTCTGCGTCCAAGTGGTTAGTTGGCTCGTCCAACAGCAACATATCGGGTTTACTCAACAACAATTTGCACAAAGCCACACGGCGTTTTTCACCACCCGACAAGTTACCAATTTTCGCGTCCCATTCAGGCAGCCTTAAAGCATCTGCGGCGATTTCCAATTCATGTTCTGCGCCACCGCCCGTGCTTGAACCTGCGGCGATAATCGCTTCCAAACGCCCTTGTTCTTCTGCCAATGCGTCAAAATCGGCATCGGGTTCAGCATAGGCGGCGTACACTTCTTCTAGACGTTTTTGTGCGGCAGCGACTTCACCCAAACCGCTTTCTACTTCTTCGCGCACGGTTTTTTCGGGGTCAAGTTCGGGTTCTTGCGGCAAATAACCGATTTTTAAGCCGCTCATCGGCACGGCTTCACCTTCAAACTCTTTGTCCACACCAGCCATAATGCGCAAAACGGTGGATTTACCTGCACCGTTCAAACCCAATAAGCCAATTTTTGCGCCAGGTAAAAAGGATAGAGAAATATCTTTAATAATGGTTTTTTGTGGCGGAACAATTTTGCTCACGCGAAACATTGAGTAAACATATTGAGACATATTTTTTATCTTTCTATTTATAAAATAAAGGGTTAAAAATCATTTTCAGGCAGCCTGAAAATAAAAATCGGGCGATGTGACAGAAACGTACTTTGTACAACATCTAGCACATAAGGAAGCGGACAAGCAGCATTTTTGATTTTAAACGACCACACTTATCCAATTCACGATTTTCATGATGGTAATGTTCTTTATGTCGCTTTTCTGTTGGCACAAAAACACGGTTTCTCCAGATGATGATATTTTTGGGTGTATTTATATCTTGTGAAGTTTGAGCGAGTTGCCTTTTGATTGGTGCGTCTTTCATCATGGATTCTAGAATTGAATAATCAAAATTAACAAACCAAGAATAATTAACAATCTATTTATATTTATTTGATTTTCAAATTAGAAATAATGCATTGTTAATTACCCCAGTAATCTGAAAATGATTTTTGTAAATTTGTTTTTCAGTTTACATCACGAACAAGGTTGCCTGAAAAATAACATTAATTCAATGATTTTATTTCCAATAACGCCACCATGGCATATCATCAGCTACCCAACCCTTTTGTAAATATGGGCTATTGGGGAAATTGTGTTGCAGAACTTGACGCACATCTTCTGCTAATCGAGGTTTGTCCATTTTTTTGTAGGTAAAAATCATGATTGCCAAAGATTCTTCTACAAAACGCGTATTTTGGAAATTCTCAATCACGCGTTGAGCGCGATTATTGGCAGCAACGTATGCACCGCGTTTGGCATAATAGCGAGCGATGGCAATTTCATGCCCACCCAACGCATCCACTAATTTTGCCATGCGTTTAGTGGCATCTGCTGCGTATTTGCTGGTAGGGTATTTTTTGACCAGCTCTTCAAATGCGTAATAGGCTTTGCGGTTGGATGCAGGGTCGCGGTCTGCCCAATCTTGCGATGCCAATTTGCGTAAAAACGATTGCTCTTCGGCGAATAATACCAAGCCTTTCAAATACAAAGCGTAGTCCATATCGCGGCTGGCAGGATAATTTTGTTTAAAACGCGCCAATGCAATTAAGGCTTTTTCGGGTTCTTCATTTTTGTATTGGGCGTAGGCGGTGTCTAACAAAGATTGTTCAATGTAGCGCCCTTCAGGCTGCCTTGCGCGTAAAAGTTCATATAATTTGGTGGCTCGCGTATAATTACCGCTATTTAATTCATTGCGTGCTTCGCTATAGAGTTGGTCAGCAGTCCAATTTTGTGTGATTTGTGCGTCTTTACTGATTTTACTTTGGTTGGCGGCACAGCCTGAAAGTGCAGCCACAACCACAACACTAAATAGAAATTTTTTCATGGAAAATCCCAATCAAATTTTTGAAAATGACCATTATAACGAAGATTTGCCTTTTCAGGCTGCTTTATCATCGGAAAACCTATTATTGAATGTTCCCAACGAGTTGGCAGGTATGCGACTGGACGCGGCATTGGCAAAAATGTTACCTGATTATTCACGCAGCCGCATCACGACTTGGATTAAAGATGGTTTGGTCTTGTGCAATAACCAAGAAGCATCGCCTAAAGATAAATTAATTGGTGGTGAAGAATTACACATTCAAATTCAACAAAGTGATGAAAATCAAGCATTTGAACCTGAATTGATGGATTTGGATATTGTATTTGAAGACGATGCAGTTATTGTATTGAATAAACCTGCTGGTTTGGTGGTACACCCTGCGGCTGGCAATTGGACGGGGACGCTGTTAAATGGTTTATTGGCGCATTGCCCGGAATTGTCGCAAGTACCACGCGCTGGGATTGTGCAT
This genomic window contains:
- a CDS encoding peptide ABC transporter ATP-binding protein, producing the protein MTRLVLEAKNLARYYPVSQGLGKPKKYVKALNGVSFALEAGKTLAVVGESGCGKSTLARQLTLIESPNNGELLINNQPTAKLSKSQLKQLRTEIQMVFQNPYGSLNPRQTIEYQLTEPLTIHTRLSRTEKHAKVVEIMQKVGLRPEHAQRYPHMFSGGQRQRIALARAMMLNPKIVVADEPTSALDVSIQAQVLNLFMDLQDEFQTAYVFISHNLSVVQHVANDVMVMYLGKVVEHGTREAIFAAPQHPYTQALLAAAPSVNGHKADLKLAGELPSPLNPPTGCALHQRCPHATSTCAQTEPPLREWKGRQVACIRLEEIG
- a CDS encoding ABC transporter ATP-binding protein, whose translation is MNTPLLQIDNLAVTFGQGARAFRAVDNVSLQLQQGEVLAVVGESGSGKSVSMMALMDLLPASAKVTADTLLFNGQNLQTLSAKAKRQIIGKDIAMIFQDAMTSLNPSFTVETQISEVLKAHLGLKGAAARQRVLELLDLVEIPDAKNRLKVFPHQLSGGMSQRVMIAMAIACEPKLLIADEPTTALDVTVQAQIMSLLTKLQHEKQMAMILITHDLGLVAENARDVAVMYAGQVVETNQVPHIFRQPAHPYTQALLAAIPELSVGQKRLHSLSGVVPSQYDRPSGCLLSPRCPHVQAHCHTPPSVQQHAHGIVRCIHIQAPQKGVQS
- a CDS encoding ABC transporter permease subunit, giving the protein MNTTTPKPPTQWQLFYRTFCTNKGAVLGLIILVVMILLAIFASVISPHSPYELFTGKEQLPPMFLEGGDKAFPLGTDDAGRDTLSRLLYGARYSLFIGLCATLLSMIVGISLGLSAAFWSKFWGKGVMLVNDILMSYPGLLLAIIIAAILGPSMTNTIITIALVCLPPFIRLTRATALVELQRDYVTSARVMGAGTARLLFITVLPNCLAPLIVQATMMFSAAILEAGAIGFLGFGVQPPDAEWGAMLGTARQYIQSNVWLAIFPGTTIFLSALAVNLTGDGLRDALDPKLKQVS
- a CDS encoding Fic family protein; protein product: MINNNYSVYQFPPNIDIETLPILRKLTSAHRALAELKGICKSIPNEGILINTLSLQEAKDSSEIENIITTHDELFHSLLPNYPMNAATKEVQNYSQALHCGFLLVSKHNMLTNNHILTIQAELEKNHAGFRQQMGTTLKNNRTGEVVYTPPQQADEIITLMSDLEKFINQENPQFDPLVNMALIHHQFESIHPFYDGNGRTGRIINVLYLVLTGLLDIPVLYLSRYLVRNKDEYYRLLQAVRNTGAWEEWILYILEAVEQTAKQSIDTIQNIKSALLEYKHKIRQQFDFYSQDLINHLFKHPYTKIEFMTHELNISRPTATKYLDELTQAGFLHKQKKGRSNYYINIALFDILTR
- a CDS encoding ABC transporter permease, giving the protein MFLFILRRLLILIPVYLGLTLSTFAMIRMVPGDAVEVMMGEKAVDPALHAAAMQRLGLDKPLPIQYFNYLKDIFTGNFGVSFRDRTPVLDDFLAHFVPTLELALCAMVIATTLGIALGIVAALKRGSWLDYTLMSGALTGYSMPIYLLGPILTGLFAHHLGWLPVSGVISVFQFLDVKPFYGSWLLGSLMSNQSGAFLDVLKHFVLPSIALSTIPLAMIARMTRSAFLEVLGENYVRTAKAKGLSPARVILVHVMRNALITVVTVVGLQMATLLAGAILTETIFSWPGVGNWLLDGFHNRDYPIVQNGILLVATSLMLVSLLVDILYGLINPRIRHA
- the ettA gene encoding energy-dependent translational throttle protein EttA, which translates into the protein MSQYVYSMFRVSKIVPPQKTIIKDISLSFLPGAKIGLLGLNGAGKSTVLRIMAGVDKEFEGEAVPMSGLKIGYLPQEPELDPEKTVREEVESGLGEVAAAQKRLEEVYAAYAEPDADFDALAEEQGRLEAIIAAGSSTGGGAEHELEIAADALRLPEWDAKIGNLSGGEKRRVALCKLLLSKPDMLLLDEPTNHLDAESVEWLEQFLVRFPGTVVAVTHDRYFLDNAAEWILELDRGHGIPWKGNYSSWLEQKEQRLENEAKSEAARVKAMKQELEWVRQNAKGRQAKSKARLARFEEMSNYEYQKRNETQEIFIPVAERLGNEVIEFVNVSKSFGDKVLIDDLSFKIPAGAIVGVIGANGAGKSTLFKLISGKEQPDSGSVKIGQTVKMSLIDQSREGLQNDKSVFDNIAEGRDILQVGQFEIPARAYLGRFNFKGSDQGKIAGQLSGGERGRLHLAKTLLAGGNVLLLDEPSNDLDVETLRALEDALLEFAGSVMVISHDRWFLDRIATHILACEGDSKWVFFDGNYQEYEADKKRRLGEEGAKPKRIKYKPVTR
- a CDS encoding outer membrane protein assembly factor BamD, giving the protein MKKFLFSVVVVAALSGCAANQSKISKDAQITQNWTADQLYSEARNELNSGNYTRATKLYELLRARQPEGRYIEQSLLDTAYAQYKNEEPEKALIALARFKQNYPASRDMDYALYLKGLVLFAEEQSFLRKLASQDWADRDPASNRKAYYAFEELVKKYPTSKYAADATKRMAKLVDALGGHEIAIARYYAKRGAYVAANNRAQRVIENFQNTRFVEESLAIMIFTYKKMDKPRLAEDVRQVLQHNFPNSPYLQKGWVADDMPWWRYWK